GAGCTTGTAAGAGAACCTTGAGAAAAGTAAAATTTGTATAAAAAAATGAAGCAAAATCCAGCAAGTCTAAGTAGAGTAAATCAAATCTATTACAGGAAGATAAACTAGGCATAAAGTTGATGCATGTAAAAAAAAGGAATCACACATGCATACGTCGAGGAACCCAAATGACAGAGTAAGCTGTTGCACGCTATGAACTGCTCCTAAAACTTTCATCATGCGCTTGGCAAAAACTTCTTTTTCCACAGCGGACAGCTCAGAATAAGTTTGTGCAGTTTCATTTGCTTCGTTTTCTTTTAATCTCATATTAACATGAGCCGCGACTAGAGAGGAAAAGTTTTCCAAGGAAAAATCTTGTGTCAGGAAGCCAGTGCACCTTAAGCCTTTCACTTTTGGACCAGATATCTTGGtattataagtcaaaaattgatcCGCCGAACACCGATGTGTATGACGATTGTCCATTAGAATACAAGTTTGAAGGCTGTGAGAACCAACAATGACATTCCATTGAGTGTTCGTTTGTATATCGCACTCTTGTATGATTACTGATTCCAGAAGTGGACAACTTGAGAAAAGCCTTTGCAACTCCGAACTGGAGATTGAAATTCCATCCAGCCACAGTGTTCTGATTTCGGGCAAGCTCGTTGACTCCGGTAGAATAATAGTTGTATACTCACCCAACATCATACTCAGACTCTTCAATGTTTTACAATTAAGGAGTTGTCGAGGAATCTTATATCCCGAGTTCATGTAGTATCCTACATCCATATATAGGCTTTGAATATTACCTTTCACGGCTTCAAGGATCCATCTATTGAAATTCTCTTCAAAAATATGATTATGCATAACAAATCCTAACTTGATCATCTCTATATTAGAGTACTCGTCACGGCGATTGAAAACTTTGTTGACGATACCTATAAACCTATCCCGTAGCCCATCTATAGCATGatcaatctcttcttcttccaaaAATGCAGTTTTCTCTTCTAAAAATTCACTCCAACTTAATGTTATACTACGGATAGACATCCAGACCTTTAGCCATCTTTTCGCCAAAACACTAGTTCGTACTGCATGTTTCATATCAACAAAAGAAAGAATCTCATGCAGAATATTGTCTGGTAATCTACTGATTATATCCGCTTCTTCTTCCATGTTATATGgatctcttcaaaaaaaaaaaaaaaaaacctaaactaaaaAACTTAATAAACCATGTTCTTGTTATTCAAAGATTGTAAAAAGAGATTACCTGTGTTTATGGAACTCCATCAGATGTCGGATGAGGATGGGTAACTTAAGAATGAACAATCTGTGCTCAAATGAAAAGCAAAATATTGCATGCTgaatataatttttcttttactATTGTCAAAATCCAATACATACACATTAAGAACGTGGTACTATGTTTCAAACACAAATAAGCACGTGACTGGAGATTTTAAGCTTTGAAAAAACTTATGCTGAGCCCTATTATCCTGCAAACTTAATCAGTTACCTTGAATATAGTGCATTTAATTCAATTAACCTAAATCAGTTGCAAGATCGTGGGGGAAATGACATTTAAAAGGAAAAACTCAGTTGCAAGGTCGTGGGGGGAATAAGATATTTTGAAGGAAATTGAGTTATTTACCTTTTATATTGGATCGTTGGTTGGGAAGGATTGGATCACAAGTATAACTTAGATTTTATACAAAGAAGCTGAtgacagatttttttttttttttttctttttcaggttTCGTGCAAACCGCCCGTAATGGATGTTGTTTGGAAAAAACGCGTTTCAGTCCGGGAATCCGATTTGACCGGCCAAACTATACGGGACCCCGATAGTTTGCTACTGTGGGCGAATAATTCTTTGGGAATCCAATTTGACCGGCAAAAACTAGACAACACCCTTTAGTTACTTTTCTAGTTTGGGAACTAGTGTGTTTATTGGGCCGGCCGAGTGGAAGGCCCGAAGGGTCTGAAAGGAGAGAGTTCCTTTTATGATCATGTTTTTGTCAAATGAAACCTAACAAAATTGTTCAATTACATAAAAAGCTTCCGTCCGGAAAATTTTGGTTACTTTTAAATAAATAactatttaaataagataaatacccaaaaacataaaaaaggacaaaataaaataaataaataaaataaatttaaaaccctaaaaacaagtccgcgtcggcggcgcaaaaaattgatgtgatttgtagatagtggtaaaagtggttcgattctcagatttgtgaaggatattaattagacttaaattctaatattaaaatagaaaactcactaaaaattatagcaaactcaatcaaagatgatatcaatactaaaagaaacactgagccTAAGATtctactattttccaagttcaaagtgattaaacaatacttatatttatgcaattttcttgtttaatttgattctaaaatattgcaacaagtagattttcaaaagtaataattgtaaataccaagtatgaagcatcaaaagtcttaaaactaagcacactccatcaaaatagatcacaatcactcaaataaaaatcatattcaataatagttcaaggcaaataaccatataattattgcaaataaaaagataaaatagaatataccactttttgttggaaaataacttcctctatcgcctcagcaatggggtttagctcctcatattaatcatgatctcaaaatatgtgtttgttgctcaaaagatgattaaaagagtgaaaagtaataacacagactgtttgcaacagtgtattggtgttgcaaaatagttgttacaatggaactgttacagaaaaactgttgctttgtcgctgattttaagaccctagaatacgactgccctgcacagcttaatgttcttcagcggttaaacaacgacactgttctgcgaatGTTTCCTGTGCGtcagtgttcttcgtgttcttcctcttcagcagaagcaacagcagaaacagagtttggtaaagctctgatttcttcttctctggctctccttagatTCCCAAACtgtcgacacctcttctatatgacccaagacatctatttatatcaaaaataccgattaaatctctcccaaatcttccaaaatctctttccttctcttcacggccaagttgcggcaatttcttgttttagaatttctacgcgtttctgagctttcctttttattctaaactcttccttagatagatacaaatctttgggaaggtttacagcactttaatctctctaaaattccctaaaacaggtcacacacgtgactttccatattttctgttgtgagaaaaatccgtcgattgagcccagtctaatcgatttaaacacccatatcagattcctagacccataaggagtctatcctatgaaaatcagaggtttaatcgacctcaaactcctccaaatcacgattgccaaaactgttcttcattgcacctattttcccgccaaaacctggtttttgaaatgttgaagatggttgccccttatccagagtaggggtgcgattaacaACTGCCTGAAAATGGGATTCCCattagtaattaggttatcccttatccaaagtgagagtccgaataacaaatgtcctccgggtgctttccgacaacttttcgagccaattttttccaaaaatttttattggccaaaaataccaacaaataaataaaacaccataataagtacaaaaatgagccctaaaaatatatataatcGTGACAAAtgggacacaaaaatgtgtctatcaaatacccccaaacctattatttgctagtcctcgagcaaaaataaaatagaaataaaatcctaactcactgtcgcaggcatcgtcgattgcatttagcgtatgcattaagactttaaacccctaggtgtccctagtggcggagtgttgtctctggagggcttaccagaggtatacccacaaaacctttatactccagaccctagctatctacacagaaccttggaaggcgctaaagaatctccttggttggcatacttattgactataggaggaagtaccctgatgcgaaattccaattgttgtacacgagttcgcactcaagcatactaaaattcatatgaagtgacagatctctactcagatagtcgcactatggacatcaatatccggagtcaaaactaatcgcatggatagatcaagaagatggata
The nucleotide sequence above comes from Papaver somniferum cultivar HN1 chromosome 8, ASM357369v1, whole genome shotgun sequence. Encoded proteins:
- the LOC113306161 gene encoding putative F-box/FBD/LRR-repeat protein At1g78760; translation: MEEEADIISRLPDNILHEILSFVDMKHAVRTSVLAKRWLKVWMSIRSITLSWSEFLEEKTAFLEEEEIDHAIDGLRDRFIGIVNKVFNRRDEYSNIEMIKLGFVMHNHIFEENFNRWILEAVKGNIQSLYMDVGYYMNSGYKIPRQLLNCKTLKSLSMMLGEYTTIILPESTSLPEIRTLWLDGISISSSELQRLFSSCPLLESVIIQECDIQTNTQWNVIVGSHSLQTCILMDNRHTHRCSADQFLTYNTKISGPKVKGLRCTGFLTQDFSLENFSSLVAAHVNMRLKENEANETAQTYSELSAVEKEVFAKRMMKVLGAVHSVQQLTLSFGFLDVLLQAPGILNGQPPRLCNLEILKLEVRFTRGCLRSIAYLLNISPAITALKLKSLESNLAEVGVDWEEEFLLGCTFSHLKYVEIKEVEACDNVVKFLRFLTKNSTVLEEVNLFFGSSDAPDRGRRLSEFVENLKKFEVASPSMQINFVKPPEKS